From the genome of Mycobacterium dioxanotrophicus, one region includes:
- a CDS encoding ectoine synthase, translating into MIVRTTAEITGTDRDVADANWRSKRIILAGDGVGFSFHETTINASSVSEFHYQHHVEAVWVVEGTGTLTNLETGENHPLGPGTMYLLNGHERHRVTTETQMRMLCVFNPPVTGQEVHDETGAYPAPQSVA; encoded by the coding sequence ATGATCGTGCGTACCACCGCCGAGATCACCGGCACCGACCGCGATGTCGCCGACGCCAACTGGCGGTCCAAGAGGATCATCCTGGCCGGCGACGGCGTCGGATTCTCCTTCCACGAGACGACCATCAATGCGTCGTCGGTCAGCGAGTTCCACTACCAGCACCATGTCGAGGCGGTGTGGGTTGTTGAGGGCACCGGCACTTTGACCAACTTGGAGACCGGCGAGAACCATCCGCTCGGGCCGGGCACCATGTATCTGCTCAACGGCCATGAGCGCCACCGCGTCACCACTGAGACGCAGATGCGCATGCTGTGCGTGTTCAACCCGCCGGTGACCGGGCAGGAAGTGCACGACGAGACCGGCGCGTACCCGGCGCCGCAGTCGGTCGCATGA
- the thpD gene encoding ectoine hydroxylase — protein MSDPYPTRLDHAIAPIPRHEPAVWGTESDGPLVQQQLDWFAAQGYLVRPDTVSDDRLPALRHELDRIAADLDADDPRVIREPGGSIRSIFEPHLLSELVAQVVRLDTVLPVARQLLGSDVYIHQARINLMPGFTGTGFYWHSDFETWHAEDGMPSIRAVSCSIALTHNYPFNGSLMVVPGSHHTFYPCVGATPDNNHDTSLVAQNVGVPDETTLTKAVDHDGIDQFTGPPGSALWFDANLLHGSGSNITPLPRSNIFLVFNSVENQLGEPFAASRRRPEYLAARRAERVT, from the coding sequence ATGAGCGACCCCTATCCCACCCGGCTCGATCACGCCATCGCGCCGATCCCACGTCACGAACCCGCGGTGTGGGGCACCGAGTCCGACGGGCCGCTCGTCCAACAGCAGCTGGATTGGTTCGCCGCACAGGGATATCTGGTGCGGCCGGACACCGTCTCCGACGACCGGCTGCCTGCGCTGCGTCACGAATTGGACCGCATCGCAGCCGATCTGGACGCCGACGACCCGCGGGTGATCCGGGAGCCAGGTGGATCCATCCGGTCGATCTTCGAGCCGCATCTGCTCAGTGAGCTTGTCGCCCAGGTGGTTCGGCTCGACACCGTGCTGCCGGTCGCGCGTCAGCTGCTGGGCAGCGACGTGTACATCCACCAGGCCAGGATCAACTTGATGCCCGGCTTCACCGGGACCGGTTTCTACTGGCATTCCGATTTCGAGACCTGGCATGCCGAGGACGGCATGCCCTCGATCCGGGCGGTGTCGTGTTCGATCGCGCTGACGCACAACTACCCGTTCAACGGATCGCTGATGGTGGTGCCCGGATCGCACCACACGTTCTATCCGTGTGTTGGTGCCACGCCGGACAACAATCACGACACGTCACTCGTGGCCCAGAACGTCGGCGTCCCCGACGAGACGACGCTCACCAAGGCCGTCGACCACGACGGGATCGACCAGTTCACCGGCCCGCCGGGATCGGCGCTGTGGTTCGATGCGAACCTGCTGCACGGCTCGGGCTCCAACATCACGCCGTTGCCGCGGTCCAACATCTTCCTGGTGTTCAACTCGGTGGAGAACCAACTGGGGGAGCCGTTCGCCGCGTCCCGGCGCAGGCCGGAATACCTGGCGGCCCGGCGCGCAGAGCGCGTCACCTAG